A genome region from Methylohalobius crimeensis 10Ki includes the following:
- a CDS encoding KdsC family phosphatase, translated as MDHRQLLEQAAAIELVIFDVDGVLTDGRLFFDQKGREYKAFHARDGHGLKLLRRSGVETAVISGRNSPSVAQRCDSLGIQHVYQGYEDKPPALEALTQATGIGVERMAYVGDDILDLPVMRRVHLAIAVADAHFVVKRHAHWITQTPGGHGAAREVCDLIMQARGRFDDIIGGYLK; from the coding sequence ATGGATCATCGTCAACTCCTCGAGCAAGCGGCGGCGATCGAATTGGTGATTTTCGACGTGGATGGCGTGCTAACCGACGGGCGCCTGTTTTTCGACCAAAAGGGGCGCGAATACAAAGCCTTCCACGCCCGCGACGGCCACGGCTTGAAACTGCTCCGGAGAAGCGGGGTGGAAACGGCGGTGATCTCGGGACGCAATTCTCCCTCGGTGGCGCAGCGCTGCGACAGCCTGGGCATTCAGCACGTATATCAAGGTTACGAGGACAAACCGCCCGCCCTGGAAGCATTGACCCAAGCGACCGGCATCGGGGTGGAACGAATGGCCTACGTGGGCGACGACATATTGGATCTGCCGGTGATGCGCCGGGTCCATCTGGCAATTGCGGTGGCCGACGCCCACTTCGTGGTCAAACGGCACGCCCATTGGATCACCCAAACCCCCGGAGGGCATGGTGCGGCGCGCGAGGTGTGCGATTTGATCATGCAGGCTCGGGGGCG